The region gggttaagggcgtgaaacgaatccccattgGCATTACACGTggtcattatgcaatagaggagatatttactagtgcaaatatgattatgatagaatttgacaagtaatcgcgataattagatactcgagaagctaatgacaatgatcctaggctcaataacgaatccgcggtcaacgggataacgaactctactcttctttagcgtataagttgtactcaatgttaatgaatGGAGCAATCACCacgtaaaagaaagatacttcaatcgtcgatgagatcgaacAAGAGAGCGCCCCTCCggcacggtgacgctgtcgaggagaactatatcGTGTGTCTGaggacacgagatcatcggattcgtagagaaaagtcttcgttcggaaagtgagggaaattgacgctactgttaattggtcaatttccatgttggtggctagggaagggtgctagccgcccttaagggaaagttgctagcggaaagcgtcgttcgtgagaaaaatagatttctcctattttcccgtagttggaacgaggactgtttgtccgtttgaaggactttagttaaataaatcttaagatttatagcgggtcctcgggctagctgaacatgttctgtggagatgcatcgacatctggcaatcatcttacccgaagaatagagtctgcgtgtggcgagccacggcacagaaaccgttggaatgtttactgtcgcgtgccgccacaactatttcttttaaggagagctatagaattactccatgcctttgttagacaaaaggttcgtcccttgaccgcggctacgttcggcgaccggttgtcgcctcgagcccaagctcactatcataaatctcaaataaatacagtcagatcgaataacaacaatttcttaatacgactatggtggaatctggattacagtattgagggatcttcccaaagttccaaagggaaggttccggtgttcttttatctccgacatatataatatacatacatatgtatacaatacatgtacactatacatacattaattgtatatatatgtatgtaaatgtaattttttaacgacgattaacaacatagtaacagagaaatttgtttaattgctaTTTGTGCTTGGGTacgttctaaattatttaataatttattattaaaacatatattgactaaaaaaaagcaattattaaagaatataatgtACGAACTTTGCTAATATCATCACTAAtaaaaagtaatgctttatCTTATTAGTAGCTTTTCCTAATTTGATTGCAGGTTACAAGGAAGACAGTTATAGTATGTTTTaaactattaggtcatcccataagtttgtgccgacttttgtgtatacatttcatgtgtcgatttataaacatacggcgatgagggaccaatgcacttgaaaaatgggaaaaagttgtacaacgagagggggattacattttttcatgaaactgaaaggtatgtaaacaatcttaacatatataaccgctcgaaaaacggaacgaacttatgggacgacataatatatcacatttgcgagatatattcgaaatatgtcttataattaataaaaaatctgttaaagagtattaatttgaagttattACATTACACAAGATAACGTAAATATTGTTTTCTGCTTTCTCTCATTGTTTCAACAGTTACAAATCTTCGAtccataatttctaatttaacgtCATGATCCATTAAGATTTAACGTCACTTACCCTATTCCATCCTTGCGCCCCAAATTTTCTACGTTCTGCAAGTACAGCGTGGTAATAACAAAgtgcaaataatattgcttTGAATTCGGTTTCCTTGCTGCAGGACTCCAAAGTTTCCTGGGTAAAGTTATCCAACGCTTTGTGAATATTCGCTTGAATTCCAGATGGTGGTTCGTTCGTAATCTTTATGGCTGATTCTAGTATACCCTGTGTACAATTTAACGTACCTTACATTTAGTAATTATCTATCTATATTATTGGCTAAAGTATCACGTGTATAGTAAATTGGGGACTATAATAGGGACCTCAGAATTTTCTTAGATTTTTTAAAGCAAAAAGACAATAAGAAATTAGGCCATTTAACGAAAGACCTGTAATGCCTACCGCGTTAGTGAAAAATCATATTACCGACGGAGggttaaagaatataattagCACATGTTAACTTAATTAAAAGtgcatattttcttttgctttttcaaaTTGTACAATTGTTTATTACCTGAGGTATTATTGATTCATGAGGATCAGGACTGGGTTCCGCACTAATGAACAAACGATAATCATCATGTGGATTCTCCGAGCACTGTTCCATCTTTTTTTCCAATGTAGGCAACCATTTCCTCACTAAATggacattttgcaaaattacccAGTGGCCTTCGTTCGCGGAAAGTTCTATGGCTTCTTCCGCTATGGGTTCTTGACCTTGACCCAGTGACACATTATGGAAATTTCTCCCTCCAAAAGTGAAACCCAATTAGATTCCCAGTTTTTCGACGtcctgaatttttatcgttgtcgttattgtacatacatattccaTGTGATTACGTTGATTTTCATAACATGTTTTTGTATAATTCATTAGGTAtcgataattcttaattttaattgtctTCGATTCAGGTTATAAACTGGTAAACGAAAGATATGTTATCGACAGCAACAGAGTATAGGAAATGAGAAGAGTAAGaagatattacaattatattgcattaaagaaaaattattaaatgttgcgAAGTTTGATTGTAGCTTATTGATTGATTCCTCAGGGTATGCAAGAATTATATCTCATGACTTTGGTAGCTGATCCTACACCTTTGGATCGGTGGAATTTCAAAGCTAAATTTTTTGCATTGCATTGTTTAATGCTCGTTACGAGGAATAAATATCTGTAAGGAACCATGGGTCGCAAATGAACCGTTTTTTGGAAAATGACCTTAAAATACCTTAAAAACTAAGTAATGACATATTAATGAACAAACAAAAAGCTGTTCCTTTGAATGTACGATAACCTACGCTAAATAGAATGAAGCATCTAGCTTCATCATTTCAaactattacaaaattacttacCTTATGGAGAAATCTTTCGTATAAAAATCGAATAGCGTTGAAGAGAATATAATTCGGTACGTGGAATTGCAGAAACGTTAACTACtcttcgatttcgatatttttgaatgtattgtaaaaatcgatatttcaaataatcttttccTATATGAGAAGAGAATTCGCTTAATTTCCGTGATATTCGCGAAAAACTACCGATATcactacagtgaattctgcATCTGCAGTCGTGCTACCGTGACAGCGTATGCATTAGTTTAGTTACCGATTGCCGGTCACTTATCGTCTGTTTGACAACGAGAGTCGGGCGAGTTTAAAGGCTTCGTGCACAACGTACACATGCGAGGTTGCAAGAGTCTGTTATAACTGATAACTTATAActcaattaaaagtgaatatcatCAGTGTATTaggttcaaatattaaataattaaataactgttaataaacagaagataagcgACCGGCGACTGGTAACCAGACAGACGCATGGGCTGTCACTGTTGAACATCTATAGGCAGAAAAACACTATGATTGAGCCGGTAGTTTCTTGCCAATATATTGAAAACTAAACGAGTTCACTCCTTATATACAATATAGTATATAGGTAAAAGttgtgcaaaatatttttacaacatatcaaaaaatcataaaattcggGGGTCGATAACGTTTCTA is a window of Bombus terrestris chromosome 17, iyBomTerr1.2, whole genome shotgun sequence DNA encoding:
- the LOC125386642 gene encoding dynein axonemal heavy chain 17-like, with amino-acid sequence MEQCSENPHDDYRLFISAEPSPDPHESIIPQGILESAIKITNEPPSGIQANIHKALDNFTQETLESCSKETEFKAILFALCYYHAVLAERRKFGAQGWNRSYPFNFGDLTISVSVLFNYLENSIKVPWKDLRYLFGEIMYGGHITDDWDRRLCKTYLVEYLKTELVEGIYDNSQ